The window GCATGGTCCCCTTTACTGCATATGTGATGTTGCATTTTTGAATCACTGTGGCGAATTAAAAACACAAACAGGAGCTATAAACGCGTTTACAGTTGAAAATTACGGGGAATTTGATAGTTCAATATCTCCAGCTTTTTTGTAGCAGTAGGCGAAAATGAAATAGCTCACAAATAGCTGTATAGATACAGCTGGTGACAGGACACGGAATAGCACGTGTAGAAACAACAACTTTTGTCTTATAAATTTGGAGAAGAAGAATGAAGAATTTAAAACTTTTAGCCATGCTTTCGGCTTTGACCATGGTGGCAGCATGCGAAACTGCACCTATTGACGATACAACCCTGAACGCAAGTGGCAACACTGGCGCTAACAGCGGAATGAACGACGGCATGATGACTTCTGGCAGTGTTCGCCCTGGATCGCAAGACGATTTAGAGCAAAACGTTGGTGACCGCGTATTCTATGGTTACGACAGTTCTGTATTGACCTCAGAAGGCCAAAACACCCTCGAGCGTCAAGCTGCCTGGTTGAAGCAATATCCTTCTGTTAACGTTACCGTTGAAGGCCACGCTGATGAGCGCGGCACCCGCGAATACAATATTGCACTCGGCGAGCGTCGTGCTAATGCTGCGAAAAACTACCTCGTAAGCCTTGGTGTAGACAGCAGCCGCCTGAGCGTTGTTAGCTATGGTAAAGAGCGTCCGGCCGTTCTCGGTTCTACCGAAGATGCCTATGCACAAAACCGTCGCGCTGTAACCGTTGTAGAATAAGCAACCGCTTAGTTACAGCCATAAGGCATATAAAAGCCCCACCCTAATTTGGGTGGGGCTATTTATATATTATAAACCAGATAATGTACTCTTCTGATGACAGCTTCCTTACCCAAAACTTTATTAGCCTATGCTACGTTTAAATCGCGACTAGTAGCCTATGTTATTGATATTATTATCATTACGATTTTATATATTGTTCTAACATTTATCAGTATGTTAATGTTTATACCCAATTCTGGTATTACTTCCTCTTATACGCCGGCACCTACACAATTGCGCATAATAGAATTCACGGGACTTATTATATTTGCGTTATATTTTACTATTATGCATGGAATTTTTAACGCCACCATTGGTAAGGCAATAATGAAAATTCGTGTGCGCAAATATGACATGAGCCATATTGGAGTATTTGAAGCCTTTTTACGTGTGGTACCGCTGTTAATTCTCGAAACAACTCGCATTACATTTACTCAGGGTGGTGCATTACATTTCATCATTATGATGGGCTTTCTAATTTATTGTGTCACATCAATCATCTTTATCTTTCGCGACACACATAACCGCGCCGTGCATGACATGCTTGCCAGTACTATTGTAATTAAAAAACACTGATCCAATGCTTTTGTCGCCTTGAATTTTTATGCTATCCGCGCATAATGCAAGGCAATAAATATTTATAAAGGCAATGCCATGCGAGCTTCATTATTATTTCTTTCCACCGCACTCATCTCTACTAATTTAATTATAGCACCCGCTCAGGCACAAACCGTACCCGCCGCGAACGAAAATCGCGCCGCCATTGCGCGCATGGAGGTACGGTTCTCTGCACTTGAAGAACGACTGCGCCAAATGCAAGGCAAAATAGAAGAAGTAGATTTCGAAAATCGACGTCTGCGCGAAAAACTCGATTTATTTCAACAAGATGCCGAGTTGCGCTTTAGCGATTTAGAGGGCGGCGTTGCACCCAACTCAAGCGTTACCCCAGTAACGCCCGAAGCAGCACCAAAACCTACCCCCTCCCTTACACCTGCCCCTCAGCCCACACAGGCTGCGACTGCTTCGCCAGATAAGCAAGTGTTGCGTATGCCTGATAGAAATAAAAATTTCGACACTTCCCGCGAGCATTATAACTATGCTTTCCGTTTGCTCAACCAAACCCAGTATGCCGAAGCGGGTGAGAGCTTTGAGTCGTTTATCCAGAACTACCCAAGCGATCCGCTGTTAGGTAATGCCTATTACTGGGCAGGCGAAACATATTATGTACGCCAAAATTACGTACAGGCCGCAGATTACTTTCGCCGTGGCTATGAAGCGCTCCCGACCGGCCCTAAAGCCGGCGACAATCTGCTAAAGCTGGCGATGTCACTATCTGCACTCGACCGTAATACCGAGTCCTGTGTGGTGTTGAAACAAGTCACCGCAAAATTTGGTGGCAACTCCTCAACTTTGCGCAATAAATCGGAAACTGAGCGCAACCGGATTGGTTGCCGCTAATGGCAAGGCAGCTACCGCCGCTGAATGCTGCTTCGTTTGCAGCGCAAATGCAGGCGTTACTGCCAACCCCTCCCCCTCATATTGCCGTAGCAGTTTCGGGTGGCGCAGATAGCATGGCGCTATGCCTATTGGCACATGCATGGTCAAAGAGCCAAGGCATACACCTCACTGCATTAACGGTAGACCATGGCTTACGTAACGATTCAGCCACTGAGGCCGCACAGGTACATAGCTGGTTAAAAGCGCACAATATTGCTCATGAAATTTTACACTGGAACGGCGATAAACCCAGCGCCAATATTCAGGCCGCCGCCCGCAATGCACGCTATGGCTTGCTGGAAGACTGGTGTACCACACATCGCGTAACGCATTTACTTTTGGGTCACCATATAGATGATCAAGCCGAAACATTCCTCATTCGCCTTGGTCGTGGCAGTGGCGTGGATGGCCTCAGCGCCATGCAGCCTGTGGTGCATCGCGGTAGCTTGCAGCTACTGCGCCCTTTGCTCTATACCAGCAAAGCGCAACTCATTACCTATATGCAGGAAAACAACCATGAATGGGCAGAAGACCCAAGCAATACGGATGCAAAATATACTCGCAGCCGCATACGCAAAGTGATTCCACAATTAGATGCCGCCGGAATTTCAACCGCAACATTGGCCGATACTGCTCAACGTATGCAGCGCGCCCGCGATTATTTACACCAGCAGACCCAACGTGCCGCTAATGACTGCATTATAGTGCATCCCGCCGGCTATTTACTGCTGGATTACACCTTGTTTTATCAATTGCACGACGAAATTGCCCTCCGTGTTTTGACGCATTGCTTAAAACTTATGAATGGCGAAGGGTATCGCCCACGGTTTTCGGAATTAAATGCTTTGTTTAGCGCGCTCGATACTATCCGCACCCTTGCCGGATGCAAATTTGAACCCGCCGGCGATAAATTATTAATTTTACGCGAAGTGGCCGCCGTAGCAAAGCCGCACCCTGCAAGCTGCGGCAGTTGGGTGTGGGATCACCGTTTTAAAATACATATCTCACAGCAAAGTGCAGCCACGATTGGTGCAGTTGGCAAAGACGGCTACGCCCATCTGCGTCAGGAAACACCTGAGAATGCTGCCCTTAACACCTTGCCAAAAACGGCCATTTTAAGCTTGCCGGCAATTTGGCATCTTGAAAAGCCGATAGCCGTACCCCATATCGATTATAGTGATAGCAATAATAATGATATCCCTACCCACGCAATCCGTATTGACCGCCTTGGCCACCTCGGATATACCTAACTTTCTGGAACTTTTCTAAAGAGCGAGGCGACCTTGCAACAAAATACAAGAAACATCATTGTTTGGGCTGTAATTATCCTGTTTATGGTTGTCGCCGCGCAAGCATTTTTAGGCAGTATCGACCCTCGCCAACGTCAAGAAGTAAGCTTTTCTGACTTTTTGCGCGATGTGGAGCAAGGTTCTGTTAATTCGGTAGAACTGCGTGAAGATGTGATTTATTCCGAATACGGGAATAGCAGCCTTTATGTCACCTATGCCCCTAACTACCCTGAGCTGATTAGCACGTTGCGCGAGCATAACGTAAAAATCAAAGCCCTGCCCGATGAAAAAGGTGGCTTCTTATACTCCGTATTAAGCTTCTGGCCAATCTTCCTGATTTTGGGCTTCTGGTATTTTATGATGCGCTCCATGAGCGCAGGTGGCCGTGGCGCCGGTGGTGCCATGGGATTTGGCAAGAGCCGCGCACGCTTGCTTAACGAAAACAACGAACGCGTTTTGTTCGATGACGTTGCTGGTATTGACGAAGCCAAAGAAGAACTTACCGAAATTGTGGATTTTCTGAAAGATCCGGCTAAATTCCAACGCCTAGGCGGAAAAATTCCTAAAGGTTGCTTGCTTGTAGGCCCTCCTGGCACGGGTAAAACCCTGTTGGCGCGTGCGATTGCAGGAGAAGCAGGCGTACCGTTTTTTAGTATTTCTGGATCGGACTTTGTGGAAATGTTCGTTGGCGTAGGCGCTAGCCGTGTGCGTGATATGTTCGAGCAAGGCAAAAAGAACGCCCCCTGCATTATCTTTATTGATGAGATTGATGCCGTAGGCCGCGCCCGTGGCGCTGGCATGGGCGGCGGCAACGATGAGCGCGAGCAGACACTTAACCAGTTACTCGTAGAAATGGATGGTTTTGAATCGAATGAAGGCGTGATCCTGATTGCCGCAACCAACCGTCCCGATGTGCTGGATAACGCATTATTGCGCCCCGGTCGTTTTGACCGCCAGATTCAAGTGCCGAACCCTGACATTGCAGGACGCACAATGATTTTGGAAGTTCACTTGAAAAAAGTGCCCAAAGGTCCTGATATCGAAGCCCGCACAATTGCCCGTGGCACACCCGGATTTTCTGGTGCTGATCTTGCCAACTTAGTGAACGAAGCAGCATTACTTGCTGCGCGGCGCGGTAAAAAAGTCGTGACCATGAAAGAGCTGGAGGAAGCCAAAGACAAAGTAATGATGGGCTCTGAGCGCAAGACCATGGTAATGAGCGAAGAAGAAAAGAAACTCACCGCATATCACGAAAGTGGCCATGCGGTAGTGGCTATTCACATGCCCGGCTCCGATCCTATTCACAAAGCCACTATTATTCCGCGTGGCCGTGCATTGGGCATGGTGATGCGACTGCCCGAAGGTGATAAACTTTCCGTTACCCGCCAAAAAATGCATTCCGATTTAGCAGTGGCAATGGGTGGCCGGGTCGCGGAAGAACTGGTCTTTGGCTACGATCATGTTACCAGCGGCGCATCGTCTGACATTCAACAAGCCACACGCATGGCAAAAGCCATGGT of the Alphaproteobacteria bacterium genome contains:
- a CDS encoding RDD family protein: MTASLPKTLLAYATFKSRLVAYVIDIIIITILYIVLTFISMLMFIPNSGITSSYTPAPTQLRIIEFTGLIIFALYFTIMHGIFNATIGKAIMKIRVRKYDMSHIGVFEAFLRVVPLLILETTRITFTQGGALHFIIMMGFLIYCVTSIIFIFRDTHNRAVHDMLASTIVIKKH
- the pal gene encoding peptidoglycan-associated lipoprotein Pal, which encodes MKNLKLLAMLSALTMVAACETAPIDDTTLNASGNTGANSGMNDGMMTSGSVRPGSQDDLEQNVGDRVFYGYDSSVLTSEGQNTLERQAAWLKQYPSVNVTVEGHADERGTREYNIALGERRANAAKNYLVSLGVDSSRLSVVSYGKERPAVLGSTEDAYAQNRRAVTVVE
- the tilS gene encoding tRNA lysidine(34) synthetase TilS, encoding MARQLPPLNAASFAAQMQALLPTPPPHIAVAVSGGADSMALCLLAHAWSKSQGIHLTALTVDHGLRNDSATEAAQVHSWLKAHNIAHEILHWNGDKPSANIQAAARNARYGLLEDWCTTHRVTHLLLGHHIDDQAETFLIRLGRGSGVDGLSAMQPVVHRGSLQLLRPLLYTSKAQLITYMQENNHEWAEDPSNTDAKYTRSRIRKVIPQLDAAGISTATLADTAQRMQRARDYLHQQTQRAANDCIIVHPAGYLLLDYTLFYQLHDEIALRVLTHCLKLMNGEGYRPRFSELNALFSALDTIRTLAGCKFEPAGDKLLILREVAAVAKPHPASCGSWVWDHRFKIHISQQSAATIGAVGKDGYAHLRQETPENAALNTLPKTAILSLPAIWHLEKPIAVPHIDYSDSNNNDIPTHAIRIDRLGHLGYT
- the ybgF gene encoding tol-pal system protein YbgF, whose product is MRASLLFLSTALISTNLIIAPAQAQTVPAANENRAAIARMEVRFSALEERLRQMQGKIEEVDFENRRLREKLDLFQQDAELRFSDLEGGVAPNSSVTPVTPEAAPKPTPSLTPAPQPTQAATASPDKQVLRMPDRNKNFDTSREHYNYAFRLLNQTQYAEAGESFESFIQNYPSDPLLGNAYYWAGETYYVRQNYVQAADYFRRGYEALPTGPKAGDNLLKLAMSLSALDRNTESCVVLKQVTAKFGGNSSTLRNKSETERNRIGCR
- the ftsH gene encoding ATP-dependent zinc metalloprotease FtsH; amino-acid sequence: MVVAAQAFLGSIDPRQRQEVSFSDFLRDVEQGSVNSVELREDVIYSEYGNSSLYVTYAPNYPELISTLREHNVKIKALPDEKGGFLYSVLSFWPIFLILGFWYFMMRSMSAGGRGAGGAMGFGKSRARLLNENNERVLFDDVAGIDEAKEELTEIVDFLKDPAKFQRLGGKIPKGCLLVGPPGTGKTLLARAIAGEAGVPFFSISGSDFVEMFVGVGASRVRDMFEQGKKNAPCIIFIDEIDAVGRARGAGMGGGNDEREQTLNQLLVEMDGFESNEGVILIAATNRPDVLDNALLRPGRFDRQIQVPNPDIAGRTMILEVHLKKVPKGPDIEARTIARGTPGFSGADLANLVNEAALLAARRGKKVVTMKELEEAKDKVMMGSERKTMVMSEEEKKLTAYHESGHAVVAIHMPGSDPIHKATIIPRGRALGMVMRLPEGDKLSVTRQKMHSDLAVAMGGRVAEELVFGYDHVTSGASSDIQQATRMAKAMVAQWGMSDKVGPIYYGEDQQENYLGGGDGTTRNVSGSTKSVIDAEIKRIIEEAYERAKKTLQDNYKELETLAEGLLEYETLTGDEITQLLAGETLVREPEESIQKSTKKSSVPSRRKTVIGGLETETDSDPVAEDAQEEKDALHTQGETSDDTADNDGDVDNDGDASKSKPLASKKKTSVPSRKTKTSTDEEA